A genomic window from Chlorobium phaeobacteroides DSM 266 includes:
- the serB gene encoding phosphoserine phosphatase SerB codes for MSELLLINLTGLDKPGLTSKITAILADARVPVLDIGQAVIHNHLSLGMLVEVPKESASSPVLKDLLFCAHTLGIQISFTPVADEEYDRWVGEQGKPRYLLSLLSRKISAEQLKRVSSIVAEHDLNIDTISRLSGRIPLDNGDNHTRACVEFSLRGTLSDENLFREQLLAITDSLGIDIAFQEDNIFRRNRRMVVFDMDSTLITSEVIDELALEAGVGEEVSAITEQAMRGELDFNESLQRRVAQLKGLDEHVMESIAARLQLTEGAERLFGNLKRLGYKTAILSGGFTYFGHYLQKKLSIDYVYANTLEIENGCLTGRVLGRVVDGARKAELLELLAEKENISLEQTVAVGDGANDLPMLGKAGLGIAFRAKPIVRERAKQAISTLGLDAILYLMGFRDRDELSE; via the coding sequence ATGAGCGAGCTTCTCCTTATCAATCTTACCGGCCTGGACAAACCGGGTCTGACGTCGAAAATAACGGCGATTCTTGCTGATGCGAGGGTACCGGTGCTCGATATCGGGCAGGCGGTGATCCATAACCATCTCAGCCTCGGCATGCTGGTTGAGGTGCCCAAGGAGTCGGCTTCGTCGCCCGTTCTCAAAGATCTGCTCTTCTGCGCCCATACGCTCGGCATACAGATTTCCTTTACGCCGGTAGCCGACGAGGAGTACGACCGGTGGGTGGGCGAACAGGGCAAGCCCCGATACCTGCTCTCGCTGCTGTCGAGAAAAATTTCAGCGGAACAGCTTAAGCGGGTATCGTCGATCGTTGCCGAACATGATCTCAATATCGACACCATCAGCCGCCTTTCAGGCCGAATCCCGCTCGATAACGGCGACAACCACACCCGCGCCTGCGTGGAGTTCTCGCTGAGGGGAACCCTCTCTGACGAAAACCTTTTTCGCGAACAGCTTCTGGCCATTACCGACAGCCTCGGCATCGACATCGCCTTCCAGGAGGACAATATTTTCCGGCGGAACCGGCGCATGGTGGTGTTCGATATGGATTCGACCCTCATCACCTCGGAAGTGATCGACGAACTTGCCCTTGAAGCGGGGGTCGGCGAAGAGGTATCGGCAATTACCGAACAGGCCATGCGGGGGGAACTGGATTTCAACGAAAGCCTGCAGCGGCGGGTGGCGCAGCTCAAGGGGCTTGACGAACATGTGATGGAGAGCATCGCCGCACGGTTGCAGCTCACCGAGGGTGCAGAACGGCTCTTCGGCAACCTGAAGCGACTCGGCTACAAAACCGCGATTCTTTCCGGAGGGTTCACCTATTTCGGCCACTATCTGCAGAAAAAGCTCTCGATCGACTATGTCTACGCGAACACCCTTGAAATCGAGAACGGCTGCCTGACGGGAAGGGTGCTCGGCAGGGTTGTGGACGGAGCGAGAAAGGCCGAACTGCTCGAACTGCTTGCCGAAAAGGAGAACATCAGCCTTGAACAGACCGTTGCAGTGGGTGACGGAGCAAACGACCTGCCGATGCTCGGCAAGGCGGGACTCGGCATCGCTTTCAGGGCAAAGCCCATCGTGCGCGAACGGGCGAAACAGGCGATCTCGACTCTCGGCCTCGACGCCATCCTCTACCTGATGGGGTTCAGGGATCGGGATGAGCTGTCGGAATAG